In the genome of Acidobacteriota bacterium, one region contains:
- a CDS encoding leucine--tRNA ligase, with translation MADYRPQTIEKKWQDRWQRSGTFQVAEDPSKPKFYCLEMFAYPSGHAHVGHVKNYIIGDVVARMKRMRGFNVLHPFGWDAFGLPAENAAIKSGTHPEPWTLENIAHMKGQLQRLGISYDWSREIATCTPEYYRWNQWLFTRMFEKGLAYRRRSSVNWCPSCNTVLANEQVVDGDCWRCGTPVDTRDLEQWFFRITAYADELLDATFHLQDWPEKVLTMQRNWIGRSDGARLQFALPDGGAIDVFTTRIDTIYGATFVLLAPEHELVAEWSRADPSLRERAQQFRSLDRTARLTGEIEKEGFDTGKTAMNPFTNEPVPVWIANFVLGEYGTGAVMGVPAHDQRDFEFARKYGLPVRVVVRPPGAAAPADEDLVAAASDDGVLVNSGPYDGLDSEAARGRLSEEARRRGIGEPTVQYRLKDWGISRQRYWGTPIPMIYCPTDGIVPVPDGQLPVTLPKVAEFSGRGDSPLAHVPEFVNAQCPKCGGPAKRETDTMDTFVDSSWYFLRYCDPRNERLPFDPATVRYWGPVDFYSGGVEHAILHLIYSRFFTRVFRDLGMLAFDEPFTRLLTQGMVLKDGQVMSKSKGNVVDPDDMIQKYGADALRTYIMFVAPPEKEIEWTDAGLEGSFRFLARVWRLIDQVADTIGGEGIPAPGALQLDAAERALRRKTHDTIRRVTQDLDPRVHLNTAISAMMELVNELYAFCDREECSLLGRKAQAALERGLVERRETIAVLKESAEALVRMLSPFAPHMAEELWERLGHAEGIEAAGWPAFDAGVARADEIVVPVQVNGKVRARLTVPADVAEDELRERALSDVQVQAHTAGKKVKKVVVAGGGKLVSVVVA, from the coding sequence TTGGCAGACTACAGACCACAAACGATCGAAAAGAAGTGGCAGGACCGCTGGCAGCGGAGCGGGACGTTCCAGGTCGCTGAAGATCCGTCGAAGCCGAAGTTCTACTGCCTCGAGATGTTCGCGTACCCCTCGGGGCACGCGCACGTCGGCCACGTCAAGAACTACATCATCGGCGACGTGGTCGCGCGGATGAAGCGGATGCGCGGCTTCAACGTCCTCCATCCCTTCGGCTGGGACGCGTTTGGGCTGCCCGCGGAGAACGCGGCCATCAAGAGCGGCACGCATCCCGAACCGTGGACGCTGGAGAACATCGCCCACATGAAGGGACAGCTCCAGCGGCTCGGTATCAGCTACGACTGGAGCCGCGAGATCGCCACCTGCACGCCGGAGTACTACCGCTGGAACCAGTGGCTGTTCACGCGGATGTTCGAGAAGGGGCTCGCCTACCGCCGCCGTTCGTCGGTGAACTGGTGCCCGAGCTGCAACACGGTGCTCGCCAACGAACAGGTCGTGGACGGCGACTGCTGGCGCTGCGGCACGCCGGTCGACACGCGCGACCTGGAGCAGTGGTTCTTCCGCATCACCGCGTACGCCGACGAGCTGCTCGACGCCACCTTCCACCTGCAGGACTGGCCCGAAAAGGTCCTGACGATGCAGCGGAACTGGATCGGGCGATCGGACGGGGCGCGGCTGCAGTTCGCGCTGCCGGACGGCGGCGCCATCGACGTGTTCACGACGCGCATCGACACGATCTACGGCGCGACGTTCGTCCTGCTCGCGCCGGAGCACGAGCTGGTCGCCGAGTGGAGCCGGGCCGACCCGTCGCTGCGCGAGCGCGCGCAACAGTTCCGGTCTCTCGACCGGACGGCGCGCCTCACCGGCGAGATCGAGAAGGAAGGCTTCGATACGGGGAAGACGGCGATGAACCCGTTCACGAACGAGCCGGTGCCGGTCTGGATCGCCAACTTCGTGCTGGGTGAGTACGGCACGGGCGCCGTCATGGGCGTTCCCGCCCACGATCAGCGCGACTTCGAGTTCGCACGCAAGTATGGCCTTCCCGTGCGTGTCGTCGTGCGCCCGCCCGGCGCCGCTGCTCCCGCGGATGAGGACCTCGTCGCGGCCGCATCGGATGACGGGGTGCTCGTGAATTCCGGCCCCTATGACGGGCTGGACTCCGAGGCCGCGCGCGGGCGGCTCTCCGAGGAGGCACGGCGCCGCGGCATCGGCGAGCCGACGGTGCAGTACCGCCTGAAGGACTGGGGGATTTCGCGGCAGCGCTACTGGGGCACGCCGATCCCGATGATCTACTGTCCAACGGACGGGATCGTGCCGGTCCCTGACGGCCAGCTGCCCGTCACGCTGCCGAAGGTGGCGGAGTTCAGCGGGCGCGGCGACTCGCCGCTCGCGCACGTGCCGGAGTTCGTCAACGCGCAGTGCCCGAAGTGCGGCGGGCCCGCCAAGCGCGAGACCGACACGATGGACACGTTCGTCGACTCATCGTGGTACTTCCTCCGCTATTGTGATCCCCGGAACGAGCGGCTGCCGTTCGATCCCGCCACGGTCAGGTACTGGGGGCCGGTCGATTTCTACAGCGGCGGGGTCGAGCACGCGATCCTGCACCTGATCTACTCGCGGTTCTTCACGCGCGTGTTCCGCGACCTCGGGATGCTGGCGTTCGACGAGCCGTTCACGCGGTTGCTCACGCAGGGCATGGTGCTCAAAGACGGCCAGGTCATGTCGAAGTCCAAGGGGAACGTGGTGGACCCCGACGACATGATCCAGAAGTACGGCGCGGACGCGCTGCGGACCTACATCATGTTCGTCGCGCCGCCCGAGAAGGAAATCGAGTGGACGGACGCCGGGCTCGAGGGCAGCTTCAGGTTCCTGGCTCGGGTCTGGCGGCTGATCGACCAGGTGGCCGACACCATCGGCGGCGAGGGGATCCCAGCGCCCGGCGCGCTCCAGCTCGATGCTGCCGAGCGCGCGCTGCGACGGAAGACGCACGACACGATCCGCCGCGTGACGCAGGACCTGGATCCGCGCGTGCACCTGAATACCGCGATCTCCGCGATGATGGAACTGGTGAACGAGCTGTACGCCTTCTGCGATCGCGAAGAGTGCTCGCTGCTCGGCCGCAAGGCCCAGGCAGCCTTGGAGCGCGGACTCGTCGAGCGGCGCGAAACGATTGCCGTGCTGAAGGAATCCGCCGAAGCGCTCGTGCGCATGCTCTCGCCGTTCGCGCCGCACATGGCCGAGGAGTTATGGGAGCGGCTCGGGCACGCCGAAGGCATCGAGGCGGCCGGCTGGCCGGCGTTCGACGCTGGAGTGGCCAGAGCCGACGAGATCGTCGTGCCCGTGCAGGTGAACGGCAAGGTGCGCGCGCGTCTGACGGTGCCCGCCGACGTCGCGGAAGACGAGCTGCGGGAGCGCGCCCTGTCCGATGTCCAGGTGCAGGCGCACACGGCCGGCAAGAAGGTGAAGAAGGTGGTCGTCGCGGGGGGCGGGAAGCTCGTGTCCGTGGTGGTCGCATGA
- a CDS encoding histone deacetylase has protein sequence MSLLLFTSDRFAEHTPPPGHPERPERAEVFDAVAARWRQRGGAVAAPRPARREELARVHEEGYLDAIARTQGSAVALDPDTYTSPESHEIALLGAGAAIEAARHALEGRGPAMAFVRPPGHHAERNRAMGFCLYNHAAAAAADALARGASRVAVVDIDVHHGNGTQWIFYDEPRVLYLSTHQYPYYPGTGAADEVGRGEGTGYTVNVPLEVGATDADYWRVYDGVIGPIVEQYAPDLVIVSAGFDAHERDPLAGMRVTTAGYAAIIARLHAAARRACGGRIAAVTEGGYHLEALAACLDATLTELDAVASPISFHPSGTSDRARAALGMVRAAQKAHWPAI, from the coding sequence ATGTCCCTTCTCTTATTCACCTCCGACCGCTTCGCCGAGCACACCCCGCCGCCGGGGCATCCCGAGCGGCCCGAACGGGCCGAGGTGTTCGATGCGGTGGCGGCCCGCTGGCGTCAGCGCGGCGGCGCGGTGGCGGCGCCGCGCCCCGCCAGGCGGGAGGAGCTGGCGCGCGTGCACGAAGAGGGCTACCTGGATGCGATCGCCCGGACGCAGGGATCCGCCGTCGCGCTGGATCCGGATACCTACACGTCGCCTGAATCGCACGAGATCGCGCTGCTTGGCGCCGGCGCCGCGATCGAGGCGGCGCGCCACGCGCTGGAGGGGCGAGGGCCGGCGATGGCCTTCGTCCGCCCGCCGGGGCACCATGCCGAGCGGAACCGCGCGATGGGCTTCTGCCTGTACAACCACGCGGCCGCAGCCGCGGCCGACGCGCTGGCGCGCGGCGCCTCGCGCGTGGCGGTCGTGGACATCGACGTGCACCACGGCAACGGCACGCAGTGGATCTTCTATGACGAGCCGCGCGTGCTGTACCTCTCCACGCACCAGTACCCGTACTACCCGGGCACAGGGGCCGCCGACGAAGTTGGACGGGGGGAGGGGACAGGGTACACGGTCAACGTGCCGCTCGAAGTGGGCGCAACCGACGCGGACTACTGGCGCGTGTACGACGGGGTCATCGGCCCGATCGTCGAGCAGTACGCCCCGGATCTCGTCATCGTGTCCGCCGGCTTCGACGCGCACGAGCGCGATCCGCTCGCAGGCATGCGCGTCACGACGGCCGGCTACGCCGCCATCATCGCCCGCCTGCATGCCGCCGCCCGGCGGGCCTGCGGCGGGCGCATCGCGGCAGTCACCGAGGGAGGCTACCACCTCGAGGCCCTCGCGGCGTGCCTGGACGCGACCCTGACCGAGCTCGACGCGGTCGCCTCGCCGATCTCGTTTCACCCGTCCGGCACGAGCGATCGCGCGCGCGCCGCGCTGGGCATGGTCCGCGCGGCACAGAAGGCGCACTGGCCTGCGATATAG
- a CDS encoding lysophospholipid acyltransferase family protein has product MTAASIALAGYPLIAALGRTLRWRVDGREHLDALERSGRPPVMAFWHGRILPATWFFRRRGIVVITSENFDGEWIARIIERFGYGTARGSTSRGGQRALLQLRRDMAAGKAAGFTVDGPRGPARKAQAGAVWLAGATGNPLLPFHAEAARHWTARSWDRTQVPKPFSLVALAIGAPIEVPRDPDADLTERKRLELEEALLALERRAAALLL; this is encoded by the coding sequence GTGACGGCGGCGTCGATCGCGCTCGCCGGCTATCCGCTCATCGCTGCCCTGGGCCGTACGCTGCGATGGCGTGTGGACGGGCGCGAGCACCTGGACGCGCTGGAGCGTTCGGGGCGTCCTCCGGTCATGGCCTTCTGGCACGGCCGAATCCTGCCCGCCACCTGGTTCTTTCGCCGCCGCGGCATCGTCGTCATCACCAGCGAGAATTTTGACGGCGAGTGGATCGCGCGGATCATCGAGCGCTTCGGCTACGGCACGGCGCGCGGATCGACGTCACGCGGCGGGCAGAGGGCGCTCCTGCAGCTGCGCCGCGACATGGCGGCGGGGAAGGCCGCCGGCTTCACCGTCGACGGGCCGCGGGGACCCGCTCGCAAAGCGCAGGCGGGTGCCGTGTGGCTGGCGGGAGCGACCGGCAACCCTCTGCTCCCGTTCCACGCGGAGGCCGCCCGGCACTGGACGGCGCGCAGCTGGGATCGCACGCAGGTGCCGAAACCGTTCAGCCTGGTGGCGCTCGCGATCGGCGCGCCGATCGAGGTGCCCCGCGATCCTGACGCAGATCTCACCGAACGGAAGCGCCTGGAACTCGAGGAGGCGCTCCTGGCGCTCGAGAGGCGCGCGGCGGCCCTGCTCTTGTAG
- a CDS encoding (Fe-S)-binding protein: protein METLALWVLVVLFVGAFAAQMATRVRLIAAAPNNFSLERPGFRVWRFLVDVVGQRKTIVERPVAGIAHALVFWGFVAFGLYTLAEFLKGLGIADLTHAGWFRAYRAALTPFAIAVLAGIVYLLIRRAFVRPAGLGEKVSLESVVIALFIATLMATFLLGWRLDEASVAGRVNWWVHAIVILAFLSLIPGSKHLHLLLSPITVFLRSPQLGNVPNLDFEKEEVGLETIKDLAGKMVLDAFTCVECGRCQVNCPAWGAGKELNPKTIILSTEDALLAGKRDATLAEIYTEKALWQCTTCGACENQCPVGIEHLPILIGSRRGLVSNGDAPEYLGAMYNLLERRGNIWGLGYDQRQKFVESAALETFDPARHDVLVWLGCAGAFEADYQKSFRSLFEILRARGVRFGVLAKERCTGDPAKRTGNEYMFQELANANIADLKASKAKKIVTSCPHCVKTIGDDYRRFGYEVEIVHSAVFVEEVTRDLRLAAGGDGPDGAVTYHDPCYLARYGGKVDEPRSLLARFGADVREPVRNRENPYCCGAGGGLLFADKEEEPGARISDVRFKQLQETGAGTVVTACPFCSIMLKGAQASAPGSEVQFVDLMTFVNGRLPRARG, encoded by the coding sequence ATGGAAACGCTCGCCCTCTGGGTGCTGGTGGTCCTGTTCGTGGGCGCGTTTGCCGCGCAGATGGCGACGCGCGTCCGCCTCATTGCCGCGGCCCCCAACAACTTTTCTCTCGAACGCCCGGGCTTCCGCGTCTGGCGGTTCCTCGTTGATGTCGTCGGCCAGCGGAAGACGATCGTCGAGCGCCCGGTCGCCGGCATCGCGCACGCCCTGGTGTTCTGGGGGTTCGTGGCGTTCGGGCTGTACACGCTCGCCGAGTTCCTCAAGGGGCTCGGCATCGCCGATCTGACCCACGCCGGCTGGTTCCGCGCCTACCGCGCCGCCCTCACACCGTTTGCCATCGCCGTCCTGGCGGGCATCGTCTACCTGCTGATCAGGCGGGCGTTCGTGAGGCCGGCCGGCCTGGGCGAAAAGGTGTCGCTCGAGTCGGTCGTCATCGCGCTGTTCATTGCCACCCTGATGGCGACGTTTCTCCTGGGATGGAGGCTCGACGAGGCGTCGGTTGCGGGGCGCGTGAACTGGTGGGTGCACGCCATCGTCATCCTCGCGTTCCTGTCGCTCATCCCCGGGTCGAAGCACCTGCACCTGCTGCTCTCGCCCATTACGGTCTTCCTCAGGTCGCCGCAGCTGGGGAACGTGCCGAACCTCGATTTCGAAAAGGAGGAGGTGGGGCTCGAAACGATCAAGGACCTGGCCGGCAAGATGGTGCTCGACGCGTTCACGTGCGTGGAGTGCGGCCGGTGCCAGGTGAACTGCCCCGCGTGGGGTGCCGGCAAGGAGCTGAACCCGAAGACGATCATCCTCAGCACCGAGGACGCGCTGCTGGCCGGGAAACGCGACGCGACGCTCGCGGAGATCTACACGGAGAAGGCGCTGTGGCAGTGCACGACGTGCGGGGCGTGTGAGAACCAGTGCCCCGTGGGGATCGAGCACCTGCCGATCCTCATCGGATCGCGCCGCGGACTCGTCTCGAACGGCGATGCGCCGGAGTACCTGGGCGCGATGTACAACCTCCTCGAGCGCCGCGGCAACATCTGGGGACTCGGGTACGACCAGCGGCAGAAGTTCGTGGAATCGGCCGCGCTCGAGACCTTCGACCCGGCCAGGCACGACGTGCTCGTGTGGCTCGGGTGCGCCGGCGCGTTCGAGGCCGACTACCAGAAATCGTTCCGGTCGCTGTTCGAGATCCTCCGCGCGCGCGGCGTGCGGTTCGGCGTGCTCGCGAAGGAACGCTGCACGGGAGATCCCGCCAAGCGCACCGGCAACGAGTACATGTTCCAGGAGCTGGCCAACGCCAACATCGCGGACCTGAAGGCGTCGAAGGCGAAGAAGATCGTGACGTCGTGCCCGCACTGCGTCAAGACGATCGGCGACGATTACCGGCGGTTCGGGTACGAAGTGGAAATCGTCCATTCAGCGGTGTTCGTTGAAGAGGTCACGCGCGACCTTCGCCTGGCCGCCGGCGGTGACGGGCCGGACGGAGCGGTCACGTATCATGACCCGTGCTATCTGGCGCGCTACGGCGGGAAAGTCGACGAGCCGAGGAGCCTGCTGGCGCGGTTCGGCGCCGACGTGCGGGAGCCGGTGCGCAACCGCGAAAACCCGTACTGCTGCGGCGCCGGGGGGGGGCTGCTCTTCGCGGACAAGGAAGAGGAGCCGGGCGCGCGCATCAGCGACGTGCGATTCAAGCAGCTGCAGGAGACGGGCGCGGGGACGGTGGTCACCGCCTGCCCGTTCTGCTCCATCATGCTCAAGGGCGCGCAGGCCAGCGCGCCGGGAAGCGAGGTCCAATTCGTCGACCTCATGACATTCGTCAACGGGCGGTTGCCGCGCGCGCGCGGCTGA
- a CDS encoding electron transfer flavoprotein subunit alpha/FixB family protein: MAGILVIAEQTGGTLNRASWEAIVAAQSIGGDVKVAIAGREVGAAAAELAAAEVAEVIALQHAALDLYTPDGYVQALAAFIRDAEPGLVVLPHTYQTRDFAPKLAARLERALITDCTAIKAHGDGRAFTRPVFQGKLNADVVADGPTPHLVTIQIGAFRVDALKKSGRRAAVRTVDAAVDASAIRQKPEAPFKEARQAVDLSQAERIVSVGRGIKGPEGLPLVQALADALGAEVAASRPICDAGWLPMERQVGSSGQTVAPKLYLALGISGAIQHLVGMKGSKTIVAINKDPDAPIFEVADYGIVADLFDVVPALTTALKE, from the coding sequence ATGGCGGGCATCCTCGTCATCGCGGAACAGACGGGCGGGACGCTCAACCGGGCGTCATGGGAAGCCATCGTCGCCGCGCAGTCGATCGGCGGCGACGTGAAGGTCGCCATCGCCGGGCGCGAGGTCGGCGCGGCGGCCGCGGAGCTTGCGGCGGCGGAGGTCGCGGAAGTCATCGCGCTTCAGCACGCGGCGCTCGATCTCTACACGCCGGACGGGTACGTGCAGGCTCTGGCCGCGTTCATTCGTGACGCCGAGCCCGGCCTCGTCGTGCTGCCGCACACGTACCAGACGCGCGACTTCGCGCCGAAGCTTGCCGCGCGCCTCGAGCGGGCGCTCATCACCGACTGCACCGCGATCAAGGCCCATGGCGACGGCCGCGCGTTCACGCGGCCGGTCTTCCAGGGGAAGCTGAACGCCGACGTCGTTGCCGACGGTCCGACGCCGCACCTCGTGACGATCCAGATCGGGGCGTTCCGGGTCGATGCGCTCAAGAAGAGCGGCCGGCGGGCCGCGGTTCGCACCGTCGATGCGGCCGTGGACGCGTCAGCCATCCGCCAGAAGCCGGAGGCGCCGTTCAAGGAAGCGCGGCAGGCCGTCGATCTTTCCCAGGCCGAGCGCATCGTGAGCGTGGGGCGCGGCATCAAGGGGCCCGAGGGACTGCCGCTGGTGCAGGCGCTGGCCGACGCCCTCGGCGCGGAAGTCGCGGCCTCGCGCCCCATCTGCGACGCCGGCTGGCTGCCGATGGAACGCCAGGTGGGAAGCTCGGGACAGACGGTGGCGCCGAAGCTGTACCTGGCGCTTGGAATCTCCGGGGCGATCCAGCACCTGGTCGGCATGAAGGGCTCGAAGACGATCGTGGCGATTAACAAGGATCCCGACGCCCCGATCTTCGAGGTGGCCGACTATGGCATCGTCGCCGACTTGTTCGACGTCGTCCCAGCGCTGACGACTGCGTTGAAGGAGTGA
- a CDS encoding electron transfer flavoprotein subunit beta/FixA family protein: MKIAVCIKQVITRESQIRVNEQKTWIRDQDATFELNEPDAYALEEGLRLKEKHGGEVVVCSAGPARATQVIREALARGADRAIHVEGELGSGDAFSMAGALASAIKDEAFDLVLTGLQSDDHGFGQVGVVLAENLGIPHATIIMEVNADGGSLRVKRELEGGWFQFVTMPLPALLTIQSGINQLRYATLKGIMAAKKKEIRTVPAPAGLAARQRIVDLYPPQKVKKTEMIGGSAADAARQLVRALRDDARVI, encoded by the coding sequence ATGAAGATTGCAGTCTGCATCAAGCAGGTCATCACGCGCGAGTCGCAGATCCGCGTCAACGAGCAAAAGACCTGGATCCGCGACCAGGACGCGACATTCGAGCTGAACGAGCCTGACGCCTACGCGCTCGAAGAGGGGCTGCGCCTCAAGGAAAAGCACGGCGGCGAGGTCGTCGTCTGCAGCGCCGGCCCCGCCCGCGCGACGCAGGTCATCCGCGAGGCGCTGGCGCGCGGCGCCGACCGCGCCATCCACGTCGAGGGGGAGCTGGGATCCGGCGACGCGTTTTCGATGGCGGGCGCGCTCGCCTCCGCCATCAAGGACGAGGCCTTCGACCTCGTGCTCACGGGCCTGCAGTCCGACGACCACGGCTTCGGCCAGGTCGGCGTGGTGCTCGCCGAGAATCTCGGCATCCCGCACGCCACGATCATCATGGAAGTCAACGCGGATGGCGGCAGCCTCCGGGTCAAACGCGAGCTGGAGGGCGGCTGGTTCCAGTTCGTCACGATGCCTCTTCCGGCGCTGCTCACGATCCAGAGCGGCATCAACCAGCTCCGGTACGCGACGCTCAAGGGCATCATGGCCGCGAAGAAGAAGGAAATCCGCACGGTCCCGGCGCCCGCCGGCCTTGCGGCGCGCCAGCGCATCGTCGACCTGTATCCGCCGCAGAAGGTGAAGAAGACCGAGATGATCGGCGGCTCCGCGGCGGATGCGGCCAGGCAGCTCGTCAGGGCGCTCCGTGACGATGCGAGGGTGATCTAG
- the fabF gene encoding beta-ketoacyl-ACP synthase II, which translates to MGRRVVVTGVGLVSPLGVGTETNWDALCAGRSGIGPITRFDAAQHACRIAGEVQGFDPLQFLEKKDVKKMDVFIQYAIAASQFAMDDARLSVTEDIAPRVGVFIASGIGGFSTIEREHKALLEGGPRKISPFFIPAAIINLAAGQVSIRFGAKGPNSATCTACSASAHAIGDAYEIIRRDSADVMIAGGSEAAITPMGVGGFAAMRALSTRNDEPERASRPFDAERDGFIMGEGSGVIILEELGFAKARGAAIYAELVGYGMSADAFHITAPSEDGDGGVRVMRAALKDAGIEPSAVDYINAHGTSTPYNDKLETLAIKKCFGDHARKLAISSTKSMTGHLLGAAGGLEAGISALAVKRQMLPPTINLDNPDPECDLDYVPHTARAATVRYVLSNSFGFGGTNGALLFKRYEE; encoded by the coding sequence TTGGGTCGTCGGGTTGTAGTCACGGGCGTCGGGCTGGTGTCACCGCTCGGTGTCGGGACGGAAACGAACTGGGACGCGCTCTGCGCCGGCCGGAGCGGGATCGGCCCGATTACGCGTTTCGACGCTGCGCAGCACGCCTGCCGCATCGCGGGGGAAGTGCAGGGGTTCGACCCCCTCCAGTTCCTCGAGAAGAAAGACGTCAAGAAGATGGACGTCTTCATCCAGTACGCCATCGCGGCCTCGCAGTTCGCCATGGACGACGCGCGGCTCTCGGTGACGGAGGACATCGCCCCCCGCGTGGGGGTGTTCATCGCGTCCGGCATCGGCGGGTTCAGCACCATCGAGCGTGAGCACAAGGCGCTGCTCGAGGGAGGGCCCCGGAAAATCTCGCCGTTCTTCATTCCGGCTGCCATCATCAACCTCGCGGCGGGCCAGGTCTCCATCCGGTTCGGCGCGAAGGGGCCCAATTCCGCCACGTGCACCGCGTGCTCCGCCTCCGCGCACGCCATCGGCGACGCGTACGAAATCATCCGGCGCGACTCGGCGGACGTGATGATCGCCGGCGGATCCGAGGCCGCCATCACGCCGATGGGCGTCGGCGGCTTTGCCGCGATGCGCGCGCTCTCCACGCGCAACGACGAGCCCGAGCGCGCCAGCCGGCCGTTCGACGCCGAGCGCGACGGCTTCATCATGGGTGAGGGCTCGGGCGTCATCATCCTCGAGGAGCTGGGGTTCGCGAAGGCGCGCGGCGCGGCCATCTATGCCGAGCTGGTCGGCTACGGCATGTCGGCCGACGCGTTCCACATCACCGCGCCGTCCGAGGATGGCGACGGTGGCGTCCGGGTCATGCGCGCCGCGCTGAAGGACGCCGGGATCGAGCCGTCTGCGGTCGATTACATCAACGCGCACGGCACCTCCACGCCGTACAACGACAAGCTCGAGACGCTGGCGATCAAGAAGTGCTTCGGCGACCACGCGCGGAAGCTGGCCATCTCGTCCACCAAGTCGATGACGGGGCACCTGCTCGGCGCGGCCGGCGGGCTCGAGGCGGGCATCAGCGCGCTCGCGGTCAAGCGGCAGATGCTGCCGCCGACGATCAACCTGGACAACCCGGACCCGGAGTGCGACCTCGATTACGTGCCGCACACGGCCCGGGCGGCGACCGTCCGGTACGTGCTGTCGAACTCTTTCGGCTTTGGGGGGACGAACGGGGCGCTGCTGTTCAAGAGGTACGAGGAGTAG
- the acpP gene encoding acyl carrier protein: MAVADKVKSIIVEQLGVDEEEVTPDASFVDDLGADSLDTVELVMAFEEEFGIEIPDEDAEKITRVREAIEYIDSHSKGKK; the protein is encoded by the coding sequence GTGGCGGTTGCAGACAAAGTCAAGAGCATCATCGTGGAGCAGCTCGGGGTCGACGAAGAAGAAGTGACGCCGGATGCGTCGTTCGTGGACGACCTGGGCGCCGACTCGCTCGACACCGTCGAACTCGTGATGGCGTTCGAGGAGGAGTTCGGGATCGAGATCCCGGACGAGGACGCTGAGAAGATCACGCGCGTCCGCGAGGCGATCGAGTACATCGACTCGCATTCCAAGGGGAAAAAGTAG